The following is a genomic window from Pecten maximus chromosome 19, xPecMax1.1, whole genome shotgun sequence.
GGAATCTAATGTGGACAAAAATCTGAGTCGTGAAGTGAAGCTACGGACAAAACAGGCAGGTTTGATACATAACCTGATGGAGAAGCTCAAACAAATGCACGCCTTTAAAGATAGATCTGTAAACCTGGTCTACAGCTGAACATCTACACACTGACCGACATTTCATCAACAATGCAAATACCTGGGAATTGAAATTGCCGTTTTTCTTAGTGGCAGAGGCCCAACCATGTTTTCTGTGAATCAAGGCTGTGATATCTAACTACAGatggaagaagatttttaaaggGCCGATAAAAATCTTCGGATTATGGATATCTATGATCGTCACGCAAGAATTGATCTTAACCTCAGGTGTATGGACAGGCTAAACTAAGGATGCTCAGGTGTGTTGTCTTGAACAGGTGTGTCAAAGTCTTGATCCGGTGTGTGTTAATGTCCAGATCAGGTGTGTCAATGTCTTGATCAGGTGTCAATGTCCAGATCAGGTGTCAATGTCTTGATCAGGTGTGTCAATGTCTTGATCAGGTGTGTCAATGTCCAGATCAGGTGTGTCAATGTCCAGATCAGGTGTCAATATCCAGATCAGGTGTGTCAATGTCCAGATCAGGTGTGTCAATGTCCAGATCAGGTGTGTCAATGTCCAGATCAGGTGTGTCAATGTCCAGATCAGGTGTGTCAATGTCCAGATCAGGTGTGTCAATGTCCAGATCAGGTGTGTCAATGTCCAGATCAGGTGTGTCAATGTCTTGATCAGGTGTCAATGTCCAGATCAGGTGTCAATATCCAGATCAGGTGTGTCAATGTCCAGATCAGGTGTCAATATCCAGATCATGTGTGTCAATTTCAGATCAGGTGTCAATGTCCAGATCACGTGTCAATGTGTCAATATCTTGATCAGGTTTCTTCAGTGTCAAGATCAGGTGTGTCAATTTCAGATCAGGTGTCAATGTCCAGATCACGTGTGTAACGGGATGAGCATATTGTCCAATCTGGTGCAGAGATAGAAACACAACACACTGTATTaacattatttacaacatttaattacaatatacacTATGAACAACTGCACATCCACACTCACTTTCACACATTTAATAAGaacatatatcacaaataaatgGTTCACTCAAGGAATGGGCAGATTTCCATCACTGTCTATGAGGTCACCTAAATAGTCTACACTGGTGGGCAGATTTCCACCATGGAGTGTCAACAAGAACCCAGTTCTCTCCACAAGACGGCACCATCAAGCCTCATCACGAACAATTGTTATATTGCCAGAAAAGAATACCACTCATGGCTGTCTATCAAGGTTCTGGCTGTGAGTCGCAACCACAGTACCCAGGCCACCTCGCTCCACCACACATCAGTCTGGCATATGTCCCTGTCAGGACTCTGTTCTGACCATGATCCTTCCAGGATCATCCACACCACATTATGGTCTATCCTCACCAATGggttaaactaaaatataatacaaatatactaCTAAATAATTATGGCCCAACTAACCTAACCTATTAACAACCGTTATATTGactgatataatacatatatgcaaTAAAATGACTACACCCTAAATTACTGAAAGTATGACACACGACGCCTTAATATTTACTACACTGACATGCACTCACGTTACACGTGTGCATATAACAATGACCACCCGTAATTCAGACTATGTAGACATTaactaatatgtatataatggtatatGCTTGGTATATCTCTAAAATAtcatctatataactgtacatgtcGTATAATACCcttttaataaatatacaatacgctAAGCACACCTGTATACACCCGTGCAACATACCGGGTGggtatctataaatagacaacTATAATACCTTGCTGTTTATCTACACAGCATGTCAACAACAGTTATAAGCAATATATACAATTGGGTTTGTATGTACGGTACTCACCGCAAGCTGTAGTTTGCGTATTTATGTCCAATAAATGAGTAAGTAGCCGCGGTGTTGTGCCGCTACATCTGCATGTTGACGTGTTTACACCGCACGTTCTGGAATGTCCTTTTTCCTATATCCGGTCACACATCCGGTTCACGTACAAGTCTTTGAGCGCGAAATACAAACAAAGTAAAGTACCATGATATGTAACACACGCCCCCACTAGAAGAATGACATTTTGAGAATTTCATTTCAACACATACATAGCATAGTCAGTTTGATGGCTAGAGTCTTTGTCCACGCTTGACGAAATTACATATGTCACTTGAGCACACATGCGAAATCTTAGGTTTCTTACAAACGACTGAGACAGTCTGCACCAACATTGTCCTTCCCGCGAATAGCGCGTATCCGAAACCTATATGGCTGCATAAGCAATGCCCACCGCATCAGCCGTGAGTTAGTTCCTTtcagtttattcaaataaaccAACGGCTGGTGGTCAGTTTCGATGATGAATTCGCGTCCGTAAAGATATCGCTCGAATTTTGAAATTCCCCAGATGACCGCCAAGCATTCCTTCTCGACAACAGAATAAGCTTTCTCTGCTCCCTTTAGCTTTCTGCTTGCATACGCAACAGGAAGTAGGACACCAGATTCCTCCTGTAGAAGGACGGCACCGATTCCCGTATCCGAAGCGTCTGTTCTAAGAGTGAAATCGGCTTCGAGATCAGCAAGCTTAAGGATTGGGCTTGAAGACAGCATCTTTTTCAAAGTCGTGAAGGCTTCTTCTTGGGGCTCTTTCCAGATCACCTTGTTGGGTTGGCCTTTCTTTGTAAGGTCTGTTAACGGAACCGAGATAGCAGCAACGTTTGCGATGAACTTGCGATAGAATCCAGATAACCCAATGAATGATCGAACTTGTGATTTGGTTTCTGGTCGTGGTGCTTCGAGAATCGCCTTAACCTTGTCTGGATTCGGTAACAACCGCTGGTCTCCGACCACGTGACCCAGACAACCCAGGCTTTGATATCCAAGTGCACACTTTGACGGCTTTGCAGTGATGCCAGATTTCCGTAGACGGTCGAACAGTTCGCGAAGAATTTGCTCGTGGTGCTCCcaagtttgtgtatatatgaggATATCGTCAATGAAACTCTCTATATTTGACATTCCATAGAGAAGCTTTCTCATCAGGCGACAGAAAGTTGCAGGGGCATTTACCAAGCCGAAAGGCATCACAGTGAATTGGAACAATCCAACTGGTGTAGTGAAGGCTGTCTTTGGCTTGGATGTCTTCGCCATTGGCACCTGCCAATACCCCTTGCTCAGATCCAAACGCGAAAAATACCTATGACCAGCCAATCGTGAAAAGATGTCATCGGCATTAGGCATAGGTTCAGCATCGAATACGGTGACTCTGTTGATTTGACGATAATCGATGCAGAAGCGATTCGATCCATCCTTCTTTTTGACGATGACTACTGGAGCCGCATATGGAGATTCCGAAGGTTCGATTACCCCCATAGTTAACATCTGATCCATCTCCCTGCGAATGGTTTCTTTCATATGGAAAGGAAGAACTCGACCTTTCACTCTAACTGGATCGTCAGTGGTAAGCCTGATTTCATGCTCGACTAATGTTGTTTTCCCCGGAACATCAGTTAGTACATCAGAGTAGTTACTAAGAATGTCTCTTATCTGACGTCGTTGTGTCTGATCTAGCTGATCAGAAACCTTCACATCATCAACTGATTCCTTTCTGATTGGACTGGGTGTCGTCTCTAACTGTCTTTCAGAGACATCCTCGTTGTCGCTTCCCGTGTCATCTGTGACGATTGACGCGCACACTACAGATAGAACACCAGGTTCTGTTACCACGGCTGACGATTGCGTGTTCACGCGTTCCACATAACGACGAAGTAAGTTCGCATGTAAGGTCTTGACCTTCCCGTCGACATTCACCCTATAATCCATTGTTCCCCTTCTCTCCTCAATGGTGTAGGGCCCTCTCCATTGCATCAGTAATTTGTTGCGTTTGGTAGGTAAAAGAATTAGTACCTTCTGTCCTGGTTCCATGATCACATCCTTTGCCTTCCGGTTGTAATACTTGGCCTGTCGGGACTTAGCAGATTTCAACTGCTCTTGCGCTAGTTTACAAGTTTCCTCAAGTCTCTCTTTCAAATCGACGACATACTGGTATGTAGTCTTGACATCGGTATCAGGAACGTCCTTGGTCCAAAGCTCGCGCAAAATCATCATCGGCCCGCGCACAGTTCTACCAAACAACAGTTCAAAAGGCGAAAATCCAAGACTTTCTTGCGGTACCTCTCGGTAGGAAAATAGTAAAGCATTGAGGTACTTATCCCAGTCTTTGGGTCTTTCTGAACACATTCTTTTGAGCATCTGTTTCAGGGTACCATTGAAACGTTCTACAAGGCCGTTGCACATTGGGTGATACGGAGTTGTTGTTAACTGTCGAATGGATAAAAGACGACTCACTTCACGCATAAGTTCCGATGTGAATTGGCTACCCTGGTCGGTCAATACTTCCCGCGGAATGCCCACTCTACTGTACACATCAACCAACGCTTCAGCCACTCGCTCAGTCTCTATTCCCCTCAGAGCTATAGCCTCTGGATATCGCGTCGCATAATCAACAATGGTTAAGATGTATCTATTACCGCGATCAGTGGCTGGTTGAAGAGGTCCTATGATGTCAATGGCGACACGTTGAAACGGTATGTCGATAAGGGGCATCGTTCCTAGAGGAACTTTCGATACGCGTCCTTTCGGGAACGTCCTCTGGCAGACGTCGCAAGACCGACAAAACCTGGTTACGTCGGCGTTAACCCCTGGCCAGAAGAACTCCATCATGATTCGGTCGCTAGTCCGTTTTGCTCCTAGATGACCCGACATCATTGACTCATGAGCCAAGCGAAGTACATTCTCGCGATACTTTGTAGGAACTACGAGTTGCTTAAACGTTCTCCCGTTTGCTACTGCTGGGCTTTGGTACTCTCTGTATATCAGACCGCGATGCTTGAAGAATCTCGATTTTCCACCATCACGTCTTTCCTTTACCTCATCACGTGAAACCATGTCTCTAATCTTGACAAGACTATCATCTTCCTGTTGAGCTGTTTCTATATCAGATGGTTGAACCTCCTTCAAAGCCGCTGGTACCTTGAGGGTACGATAAGGTCGTTCGTTAAGTGTCCTCTGAGCTCTGGTCTCAACAACTGCTATATCAGCCATCCTCTGATTCCAACTTGAATCTGGTTCATCTGGGGCTCTAGCACCGTCTATGTTACCAAGGATAAGGTCGTAGACTGGGGTTTCCATGCACCAGGCAACTACAGGTCCAACATAATATGGTGTATCCACAACTACTGTGGCAGTAGGTACTTTCAAAGAACTGCCATCTGCAAGAGTGCATGCACGAACCTCGCCAGTCATCTGATCCTCAGTCACGAGACTTCTTTTAACCACCACACCTGAACAACCAGTGTCTCTCAGGACGGAAACTCGTTGACTCCCAACTACGCCTTCCACAACTGGCATCTTACAAGGTGTCGGAGCCGGGACGTTACAAGATACATTCATGTGAGTCCCATCTTGTAAACGACTTTCCCCGTCATCTACCTCCACATCAACAGAAACCTCCTGCTTGATCTCCTTCCTCCTCTGTTTCCTACCTACAGATACATTCTTGGTTGGTTTACCCGTAACAGACATCACGCGATTCTTAGACCCCTTTTTCGGACACTTGTTCGCGAGATGTTCAGTACTTTTGCACACGTAGCACTGCCTCACACTGTCCCTTGAGTTAGCACTAGATGTTTCTTTCGCAGTATCCGAATGATCGCGCTTTGGATTTCCTTGCGATGAACTTTTCCCAATCTTAGGACGAACTAAGTTAGTAGGGTTACCTCTGGCCTCGGCATATTGGTCGGCCAATCTCGACATTTCCTGAATCGACGAAGGGATACGCTCTTTTAAGAAAAGCGTCAGTTCGTTACCACAAGCCTGTAGAAACTGATCCCTAACCATCAAGTCTTTAAGTGCATCAAAGCTCTTATCAGTATGACCCATCTCAAGCCATCTAACAAAATAACTCTCCAGTCTTACTGCAAACTGTGTAAATGTCTCTCCAGACTCTGGCCTACCTGTCCTGAACCGTTTCCTAAAACCGTCCTCAGTCATATCAAATCGCTTGAGGAGCGCCGCTTTGAGTATATCGTAGTCTAACGATTGTTCCCTCGGTAAACGCGAAAACACGTCCAAGGCGCGTCCCTTGAGAAGAACACTGAGGTTAGTAGCCCAATGAAGCGATTTGTCCCAACGTTGCGTTGTCGCGTACCGTTCATACCGTTGTAGATAAGAGTCCATGTTGTCCTTATCTTCATCAAACGGAGTAAGCTTAGGACCACGC
Proteins encoded in this region:
- the LOC117317492 gene encoding uncharacterized protein LOC117317492, producing the protein MHTFVYIVGCIFFIIIVTNMSAFRDLISLGKEMGLSGLPLVEFVRGEQDRERDERQLQRESTKQEEDRRRHERELQSEKEKIVLQRELEKEREERAVEEHRRRIEILTLEGKFNTKSEGDSHISSMRGPKLTPFDEDKDNMDSYLQRYERYATTQRWDKSLHWATNLSVLLKGRALDVFSRLPREQSLDYDILKAALLKRFDMTEDGFRKRFRTGRPESGETFTQFAVRLESYFVRWLEMGHTDKSFDALKDLMVRDQFLQACGNELTLFLKERIPSSIQEMSRLADQYAEARGNPTNLVRPKIGKSSSQGNPKRDHSDTAKETSSANSRDSVRQCYVCKSTEHLANKCPKKGSKNRVMSVTGKPTKNVSVGRKQRRKEIKQEVSVDVEVDDGESRLQDGTHMNVSCNVPAPTPCKMPVVEGVVGSQRVSVLRDTGCSGVVVKRSLVTEDQMTGEVRACTLADGSSLKVPTATVVVDTPYYVGPVVAWCMETPVYDLILGNIDGARAPDEPDSSWNQRMADIAVVETRAQRTLNERPYRTLKVPAALKEVQPSDIETAQQEDDSLVKIRDMVSRDEVKERRDGGKSRFFKHRGLIYREYQSPAVANGRTFKQLVVPTKYRENVLRLAHESMMSGHLGAKRTSDRIMMEFFWPGVNADVTRFCRSCDVCQRTFPKGRVSKVPLGTMPLIDIPFQRVAIDIIGPLQPATDRGNRYILTIVDYATRYPEAIALRGIETERVAEALVDVYSRVGIPREVLTDQGSQFTSELMREVSRLLSIRQLTTTPYHPMCNGLVERFNGTLKQMLKRMCSERPKDWDKYLNALLFSYREVPQESLGFSPFELLFGRTVRGPMMILRELWTKDVPDTDVKTTYQYVVDLKERLEETCKLAQEQLKSAKSRQAKYYNRKAKDVIMEPGQKVLILLPTKRNKLLMQWRGPYTIEERRGTMDYRVNVDGKVKTLHANLLRRYVERVNTQSSAVVTEPGVLSVVCASIVTDDTGSDNEDVSERQLETTPSPIRKESVDDVKVSDQLDQTQRRQIRDILSNYSDVLTDVPGKTTLVEHEIRLTTDDPVRVKGRVLPFHMKETIRREMDQMLTMGVIEPSESPYAAPVVIVKKKDGSNRFCIDYRQINRVTVFDAEPMPNADDIFSRLAGHRYFSRLDLSKGYWQVPMAKTSKPKTAFTTPVGLFQFTVMPFGLVNAPATFCRLMRKLLYGMSNIESFIDDILIYTQTWEHHEQILRELFDRLRKSGITAKPSNSSQTLLLSRFR